Genomic segment of candidate division KSB1 bacterium:
GCCAGCATTTTATCGGCAAGGTCACCCTCTGCTTTTTCATAAGCCTGTTTCATGGCCGGCCAGACCTTTTTGTTAAGCATCAGATTTGCTTGCACCGAAAAATTATCGCCAACGATATGCCCGGCGTCCGGAATGCATTTTTCTCCGGTATGTGCGGCAACATTTCCTTGGGCGTCAATCATCGCTACCTGCCTGATTTCAGGGCTCGAATCTGCAATCTTAAGCGCTTCCAAAGTTTGGGTCGCGCTGCGTCCGGCACGCATCAAGTCAAGGCCTAATTTTCCATAGGTAACATCAACCAGTGACTGAGTCGCCACTGCGCCAACGCCGGCTTCTGCCCAGGTCACTAGCGATCCAACTGAAAACCAGTGAGATTGCACGGCCACGCCCATTTGGCCCGTTTCAGGATCTCGGGCGACGATTGAGTAGGTGTGAACAGGGCGGTAGGCTTTTTTCCTGGAAATATTTGGTTGCTGTGCTCTTACTTGAGAAAAAATGATGAAGGTTAAAGCGAACAGCAGTACTATTTTGCATTTATTCATAATATCCTTTCCCCTTCTCCAGTAGTCTTTTCGTTATGTTTATGCAAATGCTTTTGCACGTGCTGCTCCCGCCGTCATTTGCCTCTGCACCGCCTTCCACAATTTATCCGGCGTAATTGGCAGGGAATACATTCGAACACCAACCGCATCATAAATGGCATTTGCAACGGCTGGTAAAATTGGCAGCAATGGTCCTTCCCCGGCTTCTTTTGCACCAAACGGTCCTTCCGGGTCGTTGCTCTCGACGATAATGACATCCACTTCCGGCATTTGCATTGGGGTTAAAGTACGGTAGTCGAGAAAATTGGGTCCTTGAATCGCACCCTTGAGATAGGGCATTTCCTCGCAAAGCACCTGTCCCAATCCCATGTGAATACACCCTTCAATTTGTCCCTCCACCGCTAAGGGGTTGAGAGCTTTGCCGCAGTCGTGGGCAGCCCAGACTTTATTGACGCGAATTTCGCAGGTATCGGGATCGACACTGACCTGAGCCACGTAGGCCTGGAAACTATAAGTTGGCGAAAGTCCGGCACGCCACCCTTTGAATTTTCCCTGAGCGCCTATTGGCGGCGGCGACTGATAAATGCCTTTGGCGATAAGGGCACCATTTTTTGCCAAG
This window contains:
- a CDS encoding DUF1028 domain-containing protein, producing the protein MNKCKIVLLFALTFIIFSQVRAQQPNISRKKAYRPVHTYSIVARDPETGQMGVAVQSHWFSVGSLVTWAEAGVGAVATQSLVDVTYGKLGLDLMRAGRSATQTLEALKIADSSPEIRQVAMIDAQGNVAAHTGEKCIPDAGHIVGDNFSVQANLMLNKKVWPAMKQAYEKAEGDLADKMLAALEAAQNVGGDIRGKQSAAILIVKGESTGKPWEDRVMELRIEDHLTPIKELKRLVKLHRAYDHMNKGDLAIEHNDVEAALKEYGAAQALFPENLEMKFWHAVSLVNAERVDDSLPIFKEIFTKDPNWAILVPRLPGVDILPKDDAIIDKIMSIAPKGITNKNN
- a CDS encoding molybdopterin-dependent oxidoreductase, which produces LAKNGALIAKGIYQSPPPIGAQGKFKGWRAGLSPTYSFQAYVAQVSVDPDTCEIRVNKVWAAHDCGKALNPLAVEGQIEGCIHMGLGQVLCEEMPYLKGAIQGPNFLDYRTLTPMQMPEVDVIIVESNDPEGPFGAKEAGEGPLLPILPAVANAIYDAVGVRMYSLPITPDKLWKAVQRQMTAGAARAKAFA